A genomic stretch from Lathyrus oleraceus cultivar Zhongwan6 chromosome 2, CAAS_Psat_ZW6_1.0, whole genome shotgun sequence includes:
- the LOC127121185 gene encoding uncharacterized protein LOC127121185 — translation MGFVLTTHVNYVGGRITDSSTYEGDIFKMTLSITQDLETKNWWLNMQDEMLGYFPASLFSDLNYAGEVGWGGRTSTSLSSPSPPMGSGVFPDNVYNHASYFTHVSFQINSTERLEPETYTVKTFNDKPDCFFAEYYGFLDEEFRYSLQFGGPGGNCGD, via the exons ATGGGATTTGTTCTTACAACGCATGTAAATTACGTTGGTGGACGTATCACGGATTCATCTACCTATGAGGGAGACATATTTAAAATGACATTATCTATTACTCAG GATCTTGAAACAAAAAATTGGTGGCTAAATATGCAAGATGAAATGCTTGGTTATTTTCCAGCATCATTATTCTCCGACTTGAACTATGCCGGTGAAGTAGGATGGGGTGGCAGAACATCAACTTCTCTTAGCAGTCCTAGTCCTCCAATGGGTTCTGGAGTGTTTCCTGATAACGTATATAATCATGCAAGTTATTTTACACATGTTTCATTTCAAATTAACTCTACAGAAAGGCTTGAGCCTGAAACTTATACGGTAAAAACATTCAATGACAAACCTGATTGTTTTTTTGCTGAATACTATGGATTTCTAGATGAAGAGTTTAGATATTCTCTTCAATTTGGAGGACCGGGGGGCAATTGTGGTGATTAA